The window TGTCTCGGATCGCCGGATACTCCCGCTTCCAGAACGCGACGCATTCGGCCGGCGGTTCGGGCATCCGCCAGCACACTTCGGTCAGCGCGACGTGCCCGTTGGGTCGCACCAGCCGGCGCCAGGCGCGCAGGCTCGCTTCGACGCCCATGATGTTGATGGCGCCTTCGCACCAGATCAGGTCGAACGAACCGTCGGCAAAGTCGAGTCGGTACATGTCCGCCACGCGGGCTTCCAGTCGATCCGCGATGCCCAGTTCATTGGCCTTGCGGTTCAACGCGTCGATGAACGGGGGGTGGTTGTCGACGGCGACGATGCCCAATGGCGAACTCTCCGCCAGCACCAGTGTCTGGGCGCCGGTCCCGGAGCCGATGTCGAGCACGCGCGTCCGCGTCCCGACGCCTGGAACGAGCCCGAGGGCCCGACGCGTGCTCGCTGTGTTGCCCGGTCCCTGCCGGGGCAACCCACTGAACAGCTCGAAGAACAGCGCGCTGGCTCGATCCGGCGGCGTGACCGCTCCTGTCGATGGTGTTCGAGACGGGCGGACCGAGGCGGAAGCGGCGGTGGTTCTAACTGGAACATCCATTCCCTCATTATCGTGCAACGTAGAGAAAGGGACAGTTCCGTTCTCCGCGAGCTTGTGCTGCAAAGGCATCGATGAGCGAAGGGAGCCTGCGGTCCATGCGAATCCACTGCGGGATTCAATTTTGTGGGGCACCTGGAGACGGTGTATTATGTGACTATGGTCGTGACTATGGTTATATCCTGGACTGCACGAGGATGGGTGTGAAGCCATGACAGTTACCGAACGAGGCGGAGCGAGTGAATCCCGCACCATCAAGGCGTCCGAGTTCAAGGCAAAGTGCCTCAGGCTGATGGACGAAGTGGCAGAGAGCGGAGAAGAGATCGTGATCACCAAGAACGGCCGCCCAACCGCGCGCCTCCTGCCCTACCGCAAGCGGTTCGGGGATTGGTTCGGGGCCGATCGAGACAGGATCGAAATCATCGGCGACATCATCTCCCCGATCAACCTGGAGTGGGAAGCCGAGGTGAACCCCGACCGGGTGGCCAATCCGTGATACTGGTGGACACGCACGTACTGTTGTGGTCGAGACTTGGCGGACGGCAAATCGGGCCTCGTTCCAGAGGGCTGATGGAACGGGGACTACGGGAAGCCGCGCTGGCGGCGTCGGCGTTTTCGTTCTGGGAGGTGGCTCTGTTGCGCGCGAAGGGGCGCATCCGCCTGCTGGAGGACGTCAGAACCTGGAGAACCCGGCTTCTTCAGGATGGTCTCGTCGAGATTCCGGTAGACGGCGACATTGCCATCCGCGCCAACAGCCTGGAGAACTTCCACGGAGATCCAGCCGACCGCATCATCGTCGCGACTGCCCTGGGGGGTCACAGTCTGCTCACGGCCGATGAGCACATCCTGAACTGGAGCGGCCACCTTCGCCGCCGGGACGCGAGAGCTTAATAAGGGGCAGTTCCTTTTTCTGCCTTGTAGTTTGGGCATTGAATTTTCAGCCTGAGATTCGATCGAACAAGAAAGGAAGCCTATGACCTGGAAGGATTTCTCCCGTCGGCAATTCGCAAAACGCTTGGCCGTTTTGGGAGCGCTGCCGCTGAGCGCCCGCCGCTTGTCGGCAGTTCCGGAGGTGGCTCCGTTGAAGCCTCCCGCTCCTCCTGAAGTCAAGTCCTATCCGGGGATCCTCAGGCACAGTGTGGTCTTTTGGGACCCTTACGGGTACTCGGCCTGGCCGACCATCTTGAAGTGCCGGGATGGAGAAATGCTGATCGCGTTCTGCGAAGCCATGCGCCGGAACGCCCGATTGACCCACGCGGATCCCTCGTTGTA is drawn from Acidobacteriota bacterium and contains these coding sequences:
- a CDS encoding type II toxin-antitoxin system Phd/YefM family antitoxin, producing MTVTERGGASESRTIKASEFKAKCLRLMDEVAESGEEIVITKNGRPTARLLPYRKRFGDWFGADRDRIEIIGDIISPINLEWEAEVNPDRVANP
- a CDS encoding type II toxin-antitoxin system VapC family toxin gives rise to the protein MDTHVLLWSRLGGRQIGPRSRGLMERGLREAALAASAFSFWEVALLRAKGRIRLLEDVRTWRTRLLQDGLVEIPVDGDIAIRANSLENFHGDPADRIIVATALGGHSLLTADEHILNWSGHLRRRDARA
- a CDS encoding class I SAM-dependent methyltransferase, encoding MLDIGSGTGAQTLVLAESSPLGIVAVDNHPPFIDALNRKANELGIADRLEARVADMYRLDFADGSFDLIWCEGAINIMGVEASLRAWRRLVRPNGHVALTEVCWRMPEPPAECVAFWKREYPAIRDISALLEAVEACGYETVGHFSLPASAWWDDYYRPLQDNVTAFRKRHRDAPDAQELADQCQHEIDIWHSYSEFYGYEFLVLRVG